The Crocosphaera subtropica ATCC 51142 genome includes a window with the following:
- the dndD gene encoding DNA sulfur modification protein DndD, which produces MLFTELVLQNFGPYAGKNIINLHTEKNKETRPIILIGGMNGGGKTTLMDAIRLALYGQRAQCSTRNNLSYSDFLIQAINNQTPLGDETRIELAFEHFIDDQWKQLRIVRRWNKQLKDGKDSLGILETGGPNNYDWPDKALTDTWDEFIETVLPLGISNLFLFDGEQVKELAEQDIPPTSVIEAIQSLLGLELVERLAVDLDVLVNRKQKKLASQSQLKTIEDIEDKLNHYKQEKENAVEDFTSISNQLKCANKKVQEASERFRIEGGKIASESSTLKKNINELKEKLQQQRNELVNLAATSLPLALITPLLTEAKKQGEIEIKQQQAILTKTVLQQRDQKLLDYLESLELTQEKLHKIETFLSREYESIDQDSKMNLNYTIGITEEDLNQLNTLLDYKLPSQLNTAKQQLDTLQKLEVDLDNNERKLQVAASPEDYQKLSDALTNAQKEAAKYQSEYNLAEKRIREAEKAVQMTIKDLKSYTDEALEKQNNEHIIKSAAKVQTTLKLFKERLTLKKLNKLEGEVTECFRYLLHKSDLVHRVAIDTYNFSLSLYDPQGETVPKHRLSAGEKQLLSIAFLWGLARVSGRNLPIAIDTPLGRLDSSHRNNLVERYFPTASHQVILLSTDTEIRQEEFQQLTEQDAIAHTYLLEYDTSDRQTTVHCDRYFW; this is translated from the coding sequence ATGTTGTTTACTGAATTAGTCCTACAAAACTTTGGTCCTTATGCTGGTAAAAACATTATTAATCTACACACGGAAAAAAATAAGGAAACTCGTCCTATTATCCTTATTGGAGGAATGAATGGAGGAGGAAAAACAACCCTTATGGATGCCATTCGTCTCGCATTATACGGGCAACGGGCCCAATGTTCAACTCGGAATAACCTCAGTTACAGCGACTTTTTAATTCAAGCAATTAATAACCAAACTCCATTAGGAGACGAAACCAGAATAGAATTAGCATTTGAACATTTTATTGATGATCAATGGAAGCAATTACGCATTGTTAGACGCTGGAATAAACAACTAAAAGATGGCAAAGATAGCTTGGGTATTTTAGAAACAGGTGGGCCCAATAACTATGACTGGCCCGATAAAGCATTAACAGATACCTGGGATGAATTTATCGAAACTGTGTTACCTTTAGGCATTTCTAACTTATTTTTATTCGATGGGGAACAGGTTAAAGAATTAGCAGAACAAGATATCCCACCCACTAGCGTTATTGAAGCAATACAGTCTTTACTTGGATTAGAATTAGTTGAAAGATTAGCCGTAGATTTAGACGTTTTGGTGAACCGTAAACAGAAAAAACTAGCGAGTCAATCTCAACTCAAAACCATAGAAGATATTGAAGATAAATTAAACCATTATAAGCAAGAAAAAGAAAATGCAGTAGAAGATTTTACTTCTATTAGTAACCAACTTAAATGCGCTAATAAAAAAGTACAAGAAGCATCTGAACGCTTTAGAATAGAAGGGGGGAAAATAGCCTCAGAAAGTAGTACCCTCAAAAAAAACATTAATGAGTTAAAAGAGAAATTACAACAGCAACGCAATGAACTGGTAAACTTAGCAGCAACCAGTTTACCTTTAGCTTTAATTACTCCCTTACTCACCGAAGCAAAAAAACAAGGTGAAATAGAAATTAAACAACAACAAGCTATCCTAACTAAAACTGTCTTACAACAACGAGATCAAAAGTTACTTGATTATTTAGAAAGCTTAGAACTCACTCAAGAAAAATTGCACAAAATTGAAACATTTTTATCACGAGAATATGAAAGCATTGATCAAGATTCTAAAATGAACCTTAATTATACTATAGGAATAACAGAAGAGGATTTAAACCAACTTAATACATTATTAGACTATAAATTACCATCCCAACTTAATACTGCTAAACAACAACTCGATACCTTACAAAAATTAGAAGTTGACTTAGATAACAATGAGAGAAAGTTACAAGTTGCTGCATCTCCAGAAGACTATCAAAAACTTAGTGATGCACTCACCAATGCACAAAAAGAAGCTGCTAAGTATCAAAGCGAATATAACCTCGCAGAAAAACGTATTAGAGAAGCAGAGAAAGCAGTACAAATGACTATCAAAGACTTGAAAAGTTATACCGATGAAGCATTAGAAAAACAAAATAACGAACACATTATTAAATCGGCAGCTAAAGTCCAAACTACGCTAAAATTATTTAAAGAACGATTAACCCTAAAAAAACTCAATAAACTAGAAGGGGAAGTTACCGAATGTTTCCGTTATTTACTTCATAAATCTGATCTTGTTCATCGAGTAGCTATTGATACCTATAATTTTAGTTTATCTCTTTATGATCCTCAAGGGGAAACCGTCCCTAAACATCGTTTATCCGCAGGAGAAAAACAACTTTTATCCATCGCATTTTTGTGGGGGTTAGCAAGGGTTTCCGGTCGCAACTTACCCATCGCTATTGATACCCCGTTAGGTAGACTTGACTCTTCTCATCGGAATAACCTAGTTGAACGTTATTTTCCCACCGCTTCCCATCAAGTTATCTTACTGTCTACGGATACGGAAATACGACAAGAGGAGTTCCAGCAACTCACGGAACAAGATGCGATCGCTCATACTTATCTACTAGAATATGATACCAGTGACCGTCAAACTACCGTTCACTGCGATCGCTATTTTTGGTAA
- the dndE gene encoding DNA sulfur modification protein DndE, whose translation MESPIKQIRLSQTAKDQLIKLKRYTKIEQWNILCRWGFCRSLAEPSIPSPVPIILDSNVEMTWRVFGGNMADLLLIALKQRCYKDGLGTDKETLITQFRLHLHRGIGYLAGDMNIKKIEHLIELTTK comes from the coding sequence ATGGAATCACCGATCAAACAAATACGGTTATCCCAAACTGCAAAAGACCAACTAATTAAACTGAAAAGATATACCAAAATAGAACAGTGGAATATTTTATGTCGATGGGGGTTTTGTCGTTCGTTAGCTGAACCGAGTATTCCCTCTCCTGTCCCCATTATCCTCGATAGTAACGTAGAAATGACTTGGAGAGTGTTCGGGGGAAATATGGCCGATTTATTATTAATTGCTTTAAAGCAACGCTGTTATAAAGATGGTTTAGGAACTGATAAAGAGACCTTAATCACTCAATTTAGATTACATTTACACCGAGGAATTGGCTATTTAGCAGGAGATATGAATATCAAAAAAATTGAACATTTAATTGAATTAACTACAAAATAA
- a CDS encoding DUF29 family protein, protein MHDLYEEDYNLWTDQQIEALKNRDIKALEWDNLA, encoded by the coding sequence ATGCATGACTTATATGAAGAAGATTATAACCTTTGGACAGATCAACAAATTGAAGCCTTAAAAAATAGAGATATTAAAGCATTAGAGTGGGATAATTTAGCTTAA
- the rpsD gene encoding 30S ribosomal protein S4, with the protein MSRYRGPRLRVVRRLGELPGLSRKTPRRAYPPGQHGQGRRKRSEYAIRLEEKQKLLYNYGVTEKQLVRYMKKARRSTDSTGQKLLELLEMRLDNTVFRLGMAGTIPGARQLVNHGHVIVNGRVVNIASYQCRPGDVISVRNKDNSRRMVETNMQYPGLANLPDHLEFDKNTLTGKVNDVIKREWVALQINELLVVEYYSRKV; encoded by the coding sequence ATGTCTCGTTATAGAGGACCTCGCCTCAGAGTGGTGCGAAGACTAGGAGAACTACCAGGGTTAAGCAGAAAAACCCCCCGTCGGGCTTATCCCCCTGGTCAGCATGGTCAAGGCCGCCGTAAACGTTCAGAATACGCCATTCGACTCGAAGAAAAGCAAAAGTTATTGTATAACTACGGTGTTACCGAAAAACAGTTAGTTCGTTACATGAAAAAAGCCCGTCGGTCTACCGATTCTACGGGACAAAAATTGTTAGAACTGCTAGAAATGCGCTTAGATAACACTGTCTTTCGTTTAGGGATGGCAGGAACCATTCCAGGGGCCCGTCAATTAGTCAATCATGGTCACGTCATCGTGAATGGCCGTGTGGTTAATATTGCCAGTTATCAGTGTCGTCCTGGGGATGTTATTTCTGTTAGAAATAAGGATAACTCTCGTCGCATGGTAGAAACCAATATGCAGTATCCAGGGTTGGCTAACCTTCCTGATCATTTAGAATTTGATAAAAATACCCTAACTGGTAAAGTCAATGATGTTATTAAACGGGAATGGGTAGCATTGCAAATTAATGAACTACTGGTGGTTGAATATTATTCTCGGAAAGTGTAG
- a CDS encoding 30S ribosomal protein S1: MVTQKTTTKDIGFTHEDFAALLDKYDYHFSPGDIVPGTVFSMEPRGALIDIGAKTAAYIPIQEMSINRVDDPDEVLQSNETREFFILTDENEDGQLTLSIRRIEYMRAWERVRQLQAEDATVRSNVFATNRGGALVRIEGLRGFIPGSHISTREAKEDLVGEELPLKFLEVDEERNRLVLSHRRALVERKMNGLEVGQVVIGSVRGIKPYGAFIDIGGVSGLLHISEISHDHIDTPHSVFGVNDELKVMIIDLDAERGRISLSTKQLEPEAGDMLKNRDLVFEKAEEMAEKYRQKLLAEAQGQEMPTEENLEEIPTASDNDESQEELAATASTTEE, encoded by the coding sequence ATGGTAACTCAGAAAACAACAACAAAAGACATAGGTTTCACGCACGAAGACTTTGCGGCTCTGCTCGACAAATACGATTATCATTTTAGTCCTGGGGATATTGTGCCTGGGACGGTTTTCAGTATGGAACCGAGAGGAGCATTAATTGACATTGGCGCAAAAACGGCTGCTTATATTCCCATCCAAGAAATGTCAATTAACCGAGTGGATGACCCTGATGAAGTCCTCCAGTCCAACGAAACAAGAGAATTTTTCATCCTCACCGATGAAAACGAAGATGGGCAGTTAACCCTATCCATTCGTCGTATCGAGTATATGCGAGCTTGGGAACGGGTGCGTCAACTACAGGCAGAAGATGCCACCGTGCGTTCTAATGTCTTTGCCACTAACCGAGGCGGTGCCTTGGTGAGAATTGAAGGGTTACGGGGCTTTATTCCTGGATCTCATATTAGTACCCGTGAAGCTAAAGAAGATTTAGTCGGGGAAGAATTGCCCTTAAAATTTTTAGAAGTGGATGAAGAGCGCAACCGCTTAGTTCTCAGTCACCGTCGCGCACTAGTAGAACGGAAGATGAACGGCTTAGAAGTGGGTCAAGTGGTCATTGGTTCTGTCCGTGGTATCAAACCCTACGGAGCATTTATCGATATTGGCGGAGTTAGTGGACTGCTACATATTTCTGAAATTTCCCATGATCATATTGATACCCCTCACAGTGTCTTTGGGGTCAACGATGAATTAAAAGTTATGATCATTGACCTTGATGCTGAGAGAGGCCGCATTTCCCTATCGACAAAACAACTAGAACCGGAAGCCGGTGATATGTTAAAGAATCGGGATTTAGTCTTTGAAAAAGCAGAAGAAATGGCTGAAAAATATCGTCAGAAGCTGTTAGCTGAAGCACAAGGACAAGAAATGCCCACAGAGGAGAATTTAGAGGAAATTCCTACCGCCTCTGATAATGATGAATCCCAAGAGGAATTAGCTGCCACTGCTAGTACAACCGAAGAATAG
- a CDS encoding ATP-binding response regulator, which yields MLTLKQFLYSVPICTPPITYQKLRNLFQLSQQGHDRVVVVNAQGIPLGIIFSHDFLLTLLDEAVVTSSSSKTEMSRWRHSLGSGVQWNWETCVTPLTLIPSHLRVSDFAHFLNTNPQLAKPPTYGLVNECGQFLGLLDSWQILRAVLVENGSPQQELASAKNLIKELLEELPLPVMLQTHQGEIIQQNRTWREQIGELLPPDNATACPLPHETMNRLENKKMSSEHNDDLNHKMASITDMACDQWLNPPTDNWDFPLSSLPNDSPESFVDEDSLDIQPSPIPDQDKVWQFIKCPLTTDKLPIPISIFVATDVTQQQQLCQELAAKNADLVQLNRLKDEFLACISHELKSPLTAVVGLSSLLQEEKIGDLNPRQVHYAQLIYRSGRQLMTLVNDLLDLTRLETGQLKLSFSPVNIQEICHRAYHSIAEKYKGKSDKPLDFSLDIEVGLHQLLADELRLHQMLVHLLDNAMKFTQTGGKFGLKVSRWEDWLAFTVWDTGIGIPEESQHLIFQKFQQLENPLTRQFEGTGLGLVLTQRLARAHGGDISFVSKAGQGSQFTLLLPPSPNREQRSLPLQSSNPVILIVEAIPQSIEALMDKLTQLGYRVVIARTGTEAVEKARQLRPYAIFLNPLLPLLSGWDVLTLLKSDLQTRNIRVFVTQTQGNQLLGEHRCADGFIKVPSDLETLKQCLKPVQALVNPETRSLTILSLIPNVSQGDTETIPLTSRVERTLIAQLSQFNHRILEADDLEQACLLVSVWDIDVIVLDGQFLDHPQDYLRSLAQNPDISTLPLVILDVPSAQAANTIEGLSVFPCLISDSKQQISQLWQVIAIAADHHN from the coding sequence ATGCTTACCCTCAAACAATTTCTATATTCAGTCCCTATCTGTACCCCTCCTATTACCTATCAAAAACTACGAAACCTATTTCAATTGAGTCAGCAGGGTCATGATAGGGTAGTCGTTGTTAATGCACAGGGAATTCCTTTAGGTATCATTTTTAGTCATGATTTCCTGCTAACCCTTCTGGATGAGGCTGTGGTCACTTCCTCCTCAAGTAAGACTGAAATGTCAAGGTGGAGACATTCCCTTGGGTCAGGGGTTCAGTGGAATTGGGAAACTTGTGTGACTCCTTTAACCCTGATTCCGTCTCATCTCAGGGTTTCTGATTTTGCTCATTTTCTCAACACTAATCCACAACTAGCCAAACCACCAACCTATGGACTGGTCAATGAATGTGGGCAATTTTTAGGATTATTAGATAGTTGGCAAATCCTTCGAGCGGTTTTAGTCGAGAATGGTAGTCCTCAACAAGAGTTAGCATCAGCTAAAAACTTAATCAAAGAACTCTTAGAAGAACTACCTTTACCTGTGATGCTACAAACTCACCAGGGAGAGATTATTCAACAAAATCGAACGTGGCGGGAGCAAATTGGGGAATTGCTTCCGCCAGATAATGCAACGGCCTGTCCTTTGCCCCACGAAACCATGAATCGGCTAGAAAACAAAAAGATGAGTTCAGAGCATAACGATGATCTCAATCATAAGATGGCTTCCATCACGGATATGGCTTGCGATCAATGGTTAAACCCACCAACTGATAATTGGGACTTTCCTCTTTCTTCCCTTCCCAATGATAGCCCTGAAAGTTTCGTCGATGAGGATAGTTTAGACATTCAACCCTCACCGATTCCTGATCAAGATAAGGTTTGGCAATTTATTAAATGTCCTTTAACAACAGATAAACTGCCTATTCCCATTTCGATTTTTGTTGCGACTGATGTCACCCAACAACAGCAATTGTGCCAAGAATTGGCCGCTAAAAACGCCGATTTAGTCCAACTCAATCGACTCAAAGATGAATTTCTCGCCTGCATTAGCCATGAACTTAAATCACCATTAACTGCAGTAGTGGGATTATCAAGCCTTCTGCAAGAAGAAAAAATTGGTGATCTGAACCCTCGTCAAGTTCACTACGCTCAGTTAATTTACCGCAGTGGTCGTCAACTGATGACTTTGGTTAACGATCTATTAGATTTAACACGGTTAGAAACAGGACAATTAAAATTATCCTTTAGCCCCGTCAATATTCAAGAAATTTGTCACCGGGCTTATCATTCGATTGCTGAAAAATATAAAGGTAAATCCGATAAACCTCTTGATTTTAGTTTAGATATCGAAGTAGGGTTACATCAGTTATTAGCCGATGAATTACGACTCCATCAAATGTTGGTGCATTTGTTGGATAATGCCATGAAATTTACCCAAACCGGCGGAAAATTTGGGTTAAAAGTCAGTCGTTGGGAAGATTGGCTGGCTTTTACCGTGTGGGATACGGGAATTGGTATTCCTGAAGAATCTCAACATTTAATTTTTCAAAAGTTTCAACAATTAGAAAATCCCCTAACACGACAATTTGAAGGAACAGGATTGGGGTTAGTTTTGACTCAACGCTTAGCCAGGGCTCACGGAGGAGATATTTCTTTTGTCTCTAAAGCTGGTCAAGGAAGTCAATTTACCTTGCTATTACCCCCATCTCCCAACCGAGAACAGCGATCGCTGCCTCTTCAGTCCTCTAATCCTGTCATCCTCATTGTTGAGGCTATTCCTCAATCCATTGAGGCTCTAATGGATAAGTTGACCCAATTAGGATATCGTGTGGTGATTGCTCGCACAGGAACCGAAGCGGTGGAAAAGGCAAGGCAACTCAGACCTTATGCAATTTTCTTGAATCCCTTATTACCTCTGTTATCAGGATGGGATGTTTTGACTTTATTGAAATCTGATCTTCAAACCCGAAATATTCGGGTTTTTGTCACACAAACCCAAGGTAATCAATTACTAGGAGAACACCGTTGCGCCGATGGATTTATCAAGGTTCCCTCTGATTTAGAAACCCTTAAACAATGTTTAAAACCCGTACAAGCGCTCGTTAACCCTGAAACTCGTTCTTTAACCATTCTGAGTTTAATTCCTAATGTGTCGCAAGGGGATACAGAAACGATACCCCTGACCTCTAGAGTAGAACGGACTTTAATTGCTCAATTATCTCAGTTCAATCACCGTATATTAGAAGCCGACGATCTTGAACAAGCTTGTCTGTTAGTCAGTGTCTGGGATATTGATGTGATCGTTTTGGATGGACAATTTTTAGATCATCCTCAAGATTATCTGCGATCGCTGGCTCAAAATCCCGACATCTCAACGTTACCCTTAGTCATTTTAGATGTTCCTAGCGCACAGGCAGCTAATACTATAGAAGGGTTATCAGTATTTCCTTGTTTAATTTCTGATAGTAAGCAGCAAATTTCTCAACTTTGGCAAGTGATTGCTATTGCTGCTGATCACCATAATTAA
- a CDS encoding rhodanese-like domain-containing protein, which yields MSPEAKPPTVNQTSLEQTLPIPPEQQMPVSSPQALKQRLEWGEPALTILDARDNESFLEEHITGAMLLEFVEDSLSSMSDDRDIYVYADGEENAKQAAEKLRNKGFNRVSRIEGGLANWKSIAGPTEGRAA from the coding sequence ATGTCACCAGAAGCAAAACCCCCCACAGTAAACCAAACAAGTCTTGAACAAACTCTTCCTATTCCCCCTGAGCAACAAATGCCAGTGTCTAGCCCTCAAGCTCTGAAACAACGCTTAGAATGGGGTGAACCTGCGTTAACGATTCTCGATGCTCGTGATAATGAATCATTTTTAGAAGAACATATTACAGGGGCAATGCTACTGGAATTTGTCGAAGATAGTCTTTCTTCTATGTCTGATGATCGGGATATTTATGTTTATGCAGACGGAGAAGAAAATGCGAAACAAGCAGCCGAAAAATTGCGAAATAAAGGTTTTAACCGTGTTTCTCGCATTGAAGGCGGTTTAGCAAACTGGAAAAGCATTGCCGGGCCGACAGAAGGGAGAGCAGCATAA
- a CDS encoding glucose 1-dehydrogenase produces MEELTGKNILVTGATSGIGQAIAARLVAEGSNVALNYRNDINKLDDTKKMIEKMTSKMDNKGGQYLPVEGDVSEEKDILRMYDEVIKKWGSLDILVNNAGIQIYDPSEQVETDDFDKVINVNLRGAYLCAREAIQHFLNTEKKGIILNVSSVHEIIPRPQYVSYAISKGGIKSMTQTLALEYAPYGIRVNAIAPGATDTSINDDWLDDPQKKQAMKRRIPLGRVGTPEEMAAAAAFLMSDEAQYITGQTLFIDGGMTLYPNFLNS; encoded by the coding sequence ATGGAAGAACTCACAGGAAAAAATATTTTAGTGACCGGAGCGACTTCTGGTATTGGACAGGCGATCGCAGCGCGTTTAGTGGCTGAAGGTTCTAATGTTGCTTTAAACTATCGTAACGATATTAATAAGCTTGACGATACAAAAAAGATGATAGAAAAAATGACTTCTAAAATGGATAATAAAGGAGGTCAGTATCTACCTGTGGAAGGGGATGTTTCTGAAGAAAAAGATATCTTGAGAATGTATGATGAAGTGATAAAAAAATGGGGAAGTTTAGATATTTTAGTTAATAATGCAGGGATTCAAATTTATGATCCCTCTGAGCAAGTGGAAACCGATGATTTTGATAAGGTAATTAATGTTAATCTTCGGGGGGCTTATCTATGTGCTAGAGAAGCCATTCAACACTTTTTAAACACAGAAAAAAAGGGAATTATTCTTAACGTTTCGAGTGTCCATGAAATCATTCCTAGACCTCAATATGTCAGCTATGCTATTAGTAAGGGTGGGATAAAAAGTATGACCCAAACTTTAGCATTAGAATATGCTCCCTATGGCATTCGGGTTAATGCGATCGCTCCTGGTGCGACAGATACATCGATTAATGATGATTGGCTTGATGATCCTCAAAAGAAACAAGCAATGAAACGTCGTATTCCTTTGGGTAGAGTGGGAACCCCTGAAGAAATGGCAGCAGCGGCAGCTTTTTTAATGTCTGACGAAGCACAATACATAACAGGTCAAACTCTTTTTATCGATGGTGGAATGACGCTTTATCCGAACTTTTTAAATTCTTGA
- the rplL gene encoding 50S ribosomal protein L7/L12, with protein sequence MSAATDEILEKLKSLTLLEASELVKQIEEAFGVSAAAPSGGMMMMAPGAAAPGAAAAEPEEEKTEFDVILEEVPGDKKIAILKVVRGITGLGLKEAKDMVESTPKPIKEGTGKEDAEDIKKKLEEAGAKVSVK encoded by the coding sequence ATGTCTGCTGCAACTGATGAAATTCTCGAAAAGCTAAAATCTTTAACCCTCTTAGAAGCATCTGAGTTGGTTAAGCAAATTGAAGAAGCCTTCGGTGTTAGTGCTGCTGCTCCTTCCGGTGGCATGATGATGATGGCACCTGGAGCAGCCGCCCCAGGGGCGGCTGCTGCTGAACCCGAAGAAGAGAAAACCGAATTTGATGTTATTCTTGAGGAGGTTCCCGGCGATAAGAAAATTGCCATTCTGAAAGTCGTTCGTGGTATCACCGGCCTAGGGCTAAAAGAAGCTAAAGATATGGTTGAATCGACACCTAAGCCTATTAAAGAAGGCACAGGCAAAGAGGATGCTGAAGACATCAAGAAGAAACTCGAAGAAGCGGGTGCTAAAGTGAGCGTCAAGTAA
- the rplJ gene encoding 50S ribosomal protein L10 yields MGRTRENKATVIADLKELLSEAQLGMVIDYQGLSVAEITELRNRLRPSGAICKVTKNTLMEQAITGDEAWEPMTNFLKGSSAFVLVKDDVGSAVRAYQSFKKDTKKTEFRGGVMQGQALNEDQVKAIADLPSKEELIGQVAGAINSIATKLAVGVNEVPTSIGRGINDIPNSLGRVMAAMAAKEEGNG; encoded by the coding sequence ATGGGAAGAACCAGGGAAAATAAAGCAACGGTTATCGCCGATCTCAAAGAACTCTTGAGTGAGGCACAATTAGGCATGGTGATTGACTATCAAGGTCTATCCGTTGCTGAAATTACCGAACTGCGGAACCGCCTACGACCCAGTGGTGCGATCTGTAAGGTGACAAAAAACACCTTAATGGAACAAGCCATTACCGGGGACGAAGCATGGGAACCCATGACCAACTTTTTAAAAGGGTCATCGGCCTTTGTTTTAGTCAAAGATGACGTAGGTAGTGCAGTTAGGGCTTATCAGTCCTTCAAAAAAGACACCAAAAAAACCGAGTTTCGCGGTGGTGTTATGCAAGGGCAAGCTCTTAACGAAGACCAGGTTAAGGCGATCGCTGATTTACCGTCTAAAGAAGAACTCATCGGACAAGTAGCGGGAGCGATCAATTCTATCGCCACCAAGTTGGCCGTTGGAGTCAACGAAGTACCGACTTCTATCGGACGGGGTATCAACGACATCCCCAACTCATTGGGGCGTGTTATGGCCGCCATGGCCGCCAAAGAAGAAGGGAATGGTTAA
- the rplA gene encoding 50S ribosomal protein L1: MPKLSKRIKAALEKVDQDRAYEPLEALTLLKETATAKFNESAEAHIRLGIDPKYTDQQLRTTVSLPKGTGQEIRVAVIARGEKVQEASNAGADIVGSEELIDEIQKGMMDFEVLIATPDMMPKVAKLGRLLGPRGLMPSPKGGTVTADLETAINEFKAGKLEFRADRTGIVHVMFGKASFSPEDLLANLKALQETIDRQRPSGAKGRYWRSVFVSASMGPSIQIDISALRDLKLEGQV, translated from the coding sequence ATGCCAAAACTCTCAAAACGAATCAAAGCAGCCTTAGAAAAAGTCGACCAAGATCGAGCCTACGAGCCGTTAGAAGCCTTAACACTCCTCAAAGAAACGGCTACCGCTAAATTTAACGAATCAGCAGAAGCTCACATTCGTCTTGGTATCGATCCTAAATACACTGATCAACAATTACGGACAACCGTTTCTTTACCCAAAGGAACCGGCCAAGAAATTAGAGTTGCGGTTATTGCCAGAGGGGAAAAAGTTCAAGAAGCCAGTAACGCAGGGGCTGATATTGTTGGATCTGAAGAATTAATTGATGAAATCCAAAAAGGAATGATGGATTTTGAGGTCTTAATTGCCACCCCTGACATGATGCCAAAAGTCGCTAAATTAGGGCGTTTATTAGGTCCTCGTGGCTTGATGCCATCCCCCAAAGGGGGAACCGTTACCGCCGACCTCGAAACCGCCATTAACGAATTTAAAGCAGGGAAATTAGAATTTAGGGCTGACCGAACCGGCATCGTTCATGTTATGTTTGGAAAGGCATCATTTTCCCCCGAAGACTTGCTGGCTAATCTCAAAGCCTTACAAGAAACCATCGATAGACAACGCCCTTCTGGGGCAAAAGGTCGCTACTGGCGTAGTGTGTTTGTGTCTGCTTCGATGGGACCATCAATTCAAATTGATATTAGTGCCTTGCGAGACTTAAAACTCGAAGGCCAAGTCTAA
- the rplK gene encoding 50S ribosomal protein L11: protein MAKKVVALIKLALPAGKANPAPPVGPALGQHGVNIMAFCKEYNAKTSDQAGMVIPVEISVFEDRSFTFVLKTPPASVLIRKAAGIEKGSAQPNNQKVGSISRDQLKEIAQTKMPDLNANDIDAAMNIVEGTARNMGVTIND from the coding sequence ATGGCCAAGAAAGTTGTTGCCTTAATTAAACTAGCCCTTCCTGCTGGAAAGGCTAACCCCGCCCCCCCTGTTGGTCCAGCCTTGGGGCAACACGGGGTCAACATCATGGCATTTTGTAAAGAATACAATGCCAAAACCTCTGATCAGGCAGGAATGGTCATTCCTGTCGAAATTTCAGTATTTGAAGATCGCAGTTTTACCTTTGTTCTAAAAACGCCCCCTGCTTCTGTGTTAATTCGCAAAGCAGCTGGCATTGAAAAAGGATCGGCCCAACCCAATAACCAAAAAGTGGGCAGTATTAGCCGTGATCAACTCAAAGAAATTGCTCAAACGAAAATGCCCGACCTCAATGCCAACGACATTGACGCGGCCATGAACATTGTAGAAGGAACTGCCCGTAATATGGGTGTTACCATCAATGATTAA
- the nusG gene encoding transcription termination/antitermination protein NusG → MSFAHDHTSEPEQQQEKPKRAARWYAVQVASGCEKRVKNNLEQRIQTLDVADRILQIQIPKTPTVKVRKDGSRQQGEEKVFPGYVLVKMIMDDDAWLVVKNTPNVINFVGSEQRRAYGRGRGHVKPLPLSPSEVERIFRQAEQPEPVVKIDMEIGDKILVLSGPFKDFEGEVVEVSSERNKLRALLSIFGRDTPVELEFNQVEKQN, encoded by the coding sequence ATGAGTTTTGCTCACGATCACACATCTGAACCAGAACAACAGCAAGAAAAGCCCAAACGTGCAGCCCGATGGTATGCCGTCCAAGTAGCCTCTGGTTGTGAAAAGCGAGTCAAAAATAACTTAGAACAACGGATTCAAACCCTAGATGTAGCGGATCGAATTTTACAGATTCAGATCCCCAAAACACCAACGGTTAAAGTCCGTAAAGACGGAAGCCGTCAACAAGGGGAAGAAAAAGTCTTTCCTGGCTACGTTTTAGTCAAGATGATCATGGATGATGATGCTTGGTTAGTGGTGAAAAATACCCCCAACGTCATCAACTTTGTTGGTTCAGAACAAAGACGGGCTTATGGTAGAGGCCGTGGTCATGTGAAACCCCTTCCCCTCAGTCCATCAGAAGTGGAAAGAATCTTTAGGCAAGCAGAACAACCAGAACCCGTTGTTAAGATTGATATGGAAATCGGCGACAAAATTCTGGTACTCTCAGGACCGTTTAAAGATTTTGAAGGGGAAGTGGTTGAAGTCAGTTCTGAAAGAAACAAACTCAGGGCGTTACTCTCCATTTTTGGACGAGATACCCCAGTTGAACTCGAATTTAACCAAGTTGAGAAGCAAAATTAG